A region of Anopheles merus strain MAF chromosome 2R, AmerM5.1, whole genome shotgun sequence DNA encodes the following proteins:
- the LOC121590357 gene encoding uncharacterized protein LOC121590357 — MKQHGFLLCLAIAISLAAPQQAEPIVKDDIEEIRTIVTDLLASGVHINLEQHQTRFVDGDTENLIIENFLFASEDGLVFTVTSERVLDKNYQPKVVSYFDVTDDDAQKVLLSLLGGGNIKTLTINKK, encoded by the exons ATGAAGCAGCATGGGTTTCTCCTCTGCCTAGCGATTGCGATTTCGCTGGCTGCACCCCAGCAGGCAGAGCCGATCGTGAAAGACGATATCGAAGAGATACGAACGATCGTGACGGATCTGCTCGCGAGTGG TGTGCACATCAACCTGGAGCAGCATCAGACCCGATTCGTTGACGGTGACACAGAAAACCTGATCATAGAGAACTTTCTTTTTGCGAGCGAGGATGGACTCGTTTTTACTGTAACCTCGGAGCGAGTTCTAG ATAAAAACTACCAACCAAAGGTGGTGTCCTACTTCGATGTGACAGATGATGACGCACAGAAGGTTCTGCTCTCGCTGCTTGGTGGAGGAAACATTAAGACGTTAACCATCAACAAGAAGTAA